One window from the genome of Amycolatopsis sp. NBC_01480 encodes:
- a CDS encoding Scr1 family TA system antitoxin-like transcriptional regulator: MRLRTVRERYRVGVRQLARELHIAPGFLSNWEAGCRAPAEPDVTRILGILRVSEVDFAQVMEDFRHLDSDVHTELITADRTPLLWAYEKVSRKIVEWAPRLPPDLFRTPDFARRTLGSHFLDPDEVDRQVFLQQAREDILTSEDGPEYTLFIGADALLPQGLSVDVAVDQVRNLLKLSQERRVIVRLVAADQQQLGAVDGFAFFHPDRARGATVVLKSWPCNVYFSSPSQLLRYRRIVRDLDGIALNATESFAAMRQTLSRLDTRVRDLAS; the protein is encoded by the coding sequence ATGCGGCTCCGTACCGTCCGTGAGCGATACCGGGTGGGGGTGCGCCAGTTAGCGCGCGAATTGCACATCGCGCCCGGGTTCCTCTCCAATTGGGAGGCGGGTTGTCGAGCTCCTGCCGAGCCAGATGTGACGCGGATCCTCGGGATACTGCGAGTGTCCGAAGTGGACTTCGCGCAGGTTATGGAGGACTTCCGACATCTTGACAGCGACGTCCACACCGAGTTGATCACGGCCGATCGAACGCCCCTTCTCTGGGCCTACGAGAAGGTGTCCCGCAAGATCGTCGAGTGGGCTCCCCGCCTGCCTCCAGACCTGTTCCGTACTCCCGATTTCGCCCGCAGAACCTTGGGCTCACACTTCCTGGATCCGGATGAGGTCGATCGTCAGGTCTTCCTCCAGCAGGCACGAGAGGACATTCTGACGAGCGAGGACGGCCCCGAGTACACGCTCTTCATCGGAGCAGACGCGCTGCTCCCCCAAGGCCTCTCCGTCGATGTCGCCGTGGACCAGGTCCGGAACCTGCTGAAGCTGAGCCAGGAACGTCGCGTGATCGTCCGGCTCGTCGCAGCCGATCAGCAGCAACTCGGCGCGGTCGACGGATTCGCCTTCTTCCACCCTGACCGGGCTCGAGGCGCGACCGTGGTGTTGAAGTCATGGCCCTGCAACGTGTATTTCTCATCGCCCAGCCAGCTCCTGCGGTACCGGAGGATCGTCAGGGATCTCGACGGGATAGCCCTGAACGCAACGGAATCGTTCGCCGCCATGCGACAGACTTTGTCCAGGTTGGACACTCGCGTCAGAGACCTCGCCAGCTGA
- a CDS encoding HAD family hydrolase, translating into MVTAVVFDVGETLLDDSREWGAWADWIGVPRHTLSTVLGAVTAAGRDNAETFQYFRPGFDLARERRLREEAGQGERIEETDLYPDVRRALGRLRTQGLWVGVAGNQTSRAGELLRALDLPVDGIATSGDWGVAKPSRAFFSQVEGMVPGSAADTVYVGDHRDNDVVAAKAAGFHTALIRRGPWGHLWADDPRIQRDADWVVGSLDELADLLSPN; encoded by the coding sequence ATGGTCACTGCGGTGGTGTTCGACGTCGGCGAGACGCTGCTGGACGACTCGCGTGAGTGGGGCGCGTGGGCGGACTGGATCGGCGTTCCCCGCCACACGCTCTCGACAGTTCTGGGCGCAGTCACGGCAGCCGGGCGCGACAACGCCGAGACATTCCAGTACTTCCGCCCCGGCTTCGACCTCGCCCGCGAGCGCCGGCTGCGCGAGGAGGCCGGCCAGGGTGAGCGAATCGAGGAGACCGACCTCTACCCGGACGTCCGCCGCGCGCTAGGCAGGTTGAGGACGCAAGGGCTCTGGGTGGGAGTGGCCGGCAACCAGACTTCTCGCGCCGGCGAATTACTGCGGGCGTTGGATCTACCTGTGGACGGCATTGCCACCTCCGGCGACTGGGGCGTGGCCAAACCGTCGCGGGCGTTCTTCTCCCAGGTCGAGGGGATGGTTCCCGGCTCGGCCGCGGACACCGTCTACGTCGGCGACCACCGGGACAACGACGTGGTCGCCGCGAAGGCGGCAGGATTCCACACCGCGTTGATCCGTCGCGGCCCCTGGGGCCATCTTTGGGCCGACGACCCGCGCATTCAGCGCGACGCAGACTGGGTCGTCGGCTCCCTGGACGAGTTGGCCGACCTTCTCAGCCCCAACTAG
- a CDS encoding helix-turn-helix transcriptional regulator, with protein sequence MMGHSREALARRRELRGLSQRNAAQAVGVNFTTYQKWESGVSSPYPNNRRRLAQVLDVTLHELDALLGGETKDAGANERGLGVEAQAVRASIPRLRRALDRLDLPDDGPTRAVTALRNDVAIASDDRLQARYADLAEKLPDLVHEVARACLANDADERRGAAGLMTLLLRAADGVAFKFGYLDLSARLIDLMRAKAEQTEDRLLLAAVAYVRTETFFASRDLDAAARALELAIDGARNLPATGGDAALGALHMRAAVVAGRSGKHDRATEHLAHARYRAAMVAEGVYQGTAFGAASLRIHELAVAAELHDVAGIRRAAAWAPPGSLPAERRSHYYIDLARAQLHLGRHGDSSRSLRAARVAAPEHTRGHPQVRTTLTALLDEARNPGVDLLELAEWIGPRTAAFGGLG encoded by the coding sequence ATGATGGGCCATTCGAGGGAAGCGCTGGCGCGCCGCCGCGAGCTCCGGGGACTGTCCCAACGAAACGCCGCACAGGCAGTCGGAGTCAATTTCACGACGTACCAGAAATGGGAGAGCGGAGTCAGCAGTCCTTATCCGAACAATCGGAGGCGACTTGCTCAGGTTCTGGATGTCACGCTCCATGAACTCGACGCCCTTCTGGGTGGCGAGACCAAGGACGCTGGGGCGAACGAACGTGGTCTCGGTGTCGAGGCCCAAGCGGTGCGCGCGTCGATACCCAGGCTGCGTCGTGCTCTCGACCGCCTTGACCTGCCAGATGACGGACCGACTAGGGCGGTTACCGCATTACGTAATGATGTCGCCATCGCCAGTGACGACCGGTTGCAGGCGCGTTACGCGGATCTCGCGGAGAAGTTGCCCGACCTCGTCCATGAAGTCGCTCGCGCCTGCTTGGCGAACGACGCCGACGAGCGACGGGGCGCCGCGGGATTGATGACGCTGCTCTTGCGAGCAGCTGACGGGGTGGCATTCAAGTTCGGTTACCTCGACCTCTCCGCCCGTCTGATCGATCTGATGCGCGCGAAGGCCGAACAGACGGAGGACCGGCTCCTGCTGGCGGCCGTGGCGTACGTGCGTACCGAGACCTTCTTCGCCAGTCGTGACCTTGACGCGGCAGCTCGCGCGCTCGAACTCGCTATCGACGGAGCCCGAAACCTGCCGGCGACAGGCGGGGACGCAGCGCTCGGCGCGCTCCACATGCGCGCCGCTGTCGTGGCTGGTCGATCCGGAAAACATGATCGGGCCACCGAGCATTTGGCGCATGCTCGCTACCGCGCTGCCATGGTCGCGGAAGGCGTGTACCAGGGCACTGCGTTCGGCGCGGCGTCGCTGCGCATCCACGAGCTGGCCGTCGCCGCGGAGTTGCACGATGTCGCGGGAATTCGACGCGCGGCGGCCTGGGCGCCGCCCGGCTCCCTCCCGGCGGAACGCCGCTCGCACTACTACATCGACCTGGCACGGGCCCAGCTTCACCTCGGCCGGCACGGCGACTCCAGTCGTAGCCTGCGCGCCGCCCGAGTCGCGGCGCCGGAGCACACCCGCGGCCATCCACAGGTCAGGACGACCCTCACCGCTTTGCTCGACGAAGCCAGAAACCCCGGAGTCGACCTGCTGGAGCTGGCCGAGTGGATCGGCCCACGGACCGCTGCGTTCGGTGGGCTGGGCTAG